A window of the Vanessa cardui chromosome 12, ilVanCard2.1, whole genome shotgun sequence genome harbors these coding sequences:
- the LOC124534386 gene encoding myosin heavy chain, muscle isoform X29, with product MPKPQVQEGEDPDPTPYLFVSLEQKRIDQSKPYDGKKACWVPDEKEGFVQGEIKATKGDLVTVNLPGGETKDFKKDLVAQVNPPKYEKCEDMSNLTYLNDASVLYNLKQRYYHKLIYTYSGLFCVAINPYKRFPVYTFRCAKLYRGKRRSEVPPHIFAISDGAYVNMLTNHENQSMLITGESGAGKTENTKKVIAYFATVGAAQKKDPTQDKKGSLEDQVVQTNPVLEAFGNAKTVRNDNSSRFGKFIRIHFGPSGKLAGADIETYLLEKARVISQQALERSYHIFYQMMSGSVSGLKEMCLLSNDIYDYYIVSQGKTTIPNVDDGEECVLTDQAFDILGFTQEEKDNVYKITAAVMHMGCMKFKQRGREEQAEADGTEDGEKVAKLLGVDCQDLYKNLLKPRIKVGNEFVTQGRNKDQVTNSVGALCKGMFDRLFKWLVKKCNETLDTKQKRQHFIGVLDIAGFEIFDFNGFEQLCINFTNEKLQQFFNHHMFVLEQEEYTKEGIHWEFIDFGMDLLACIDLIEKPMGILSILEEESMFPKATDQTFVEKLNNNHLGKSAPYLKPKPPKPGCQAAHFAIGHYAGNVGYNITGWLEKNKDPLNDTVVDQFKKGANKLLVEIFADHPGQSGDAGAGGGGGKGGRGKKGGGFATVSSAYREQLNNLMTTLRSTQPHFVRCIIPNELKQAGLIDSHLVMHQLTCNGVLEGIRICRKGFPNRMVYPDFKLRYKILCPNLLKEPITAEKATEKILEHTGLDSESFRLGKTKVFFRAGVLGQMEELRDDRLSKIVSWLQAYIRGYLSRKDFKKLQEQRLALQVVQRNLRKYLQLRTWPWWKLWQRVKPLLNVTRVEDEMAKLEEKAQKAQEAFEKEEKLRKEVEALNSKLLEEKQALLASLEGEKGSLSETQERANKLAAQKADLEGQLRDTQDRLTQEEDARNQLFQAKKKLEQEISGLKKDVEDLELSIQKSEQDKATKDHQIRNLNDEIAHQDELINKLNKEKKLQGESNQKTSEELQAAEDKVNHLNKVKQKLEQTLDELEDSLEREKKLRGDVEKQRRKVEGDLKLTQEAVSDLERNKKELEQTIQRKDKEISSLTAKLEDEQSLVSKVQKQIKELQARIEELEEEVESERQARAKAEKQRADLARELEELGERLEEAGGATSAQIELNKKREAELSKLRRDLEEANIQHESTLANLRKKHNDAVAEMGEQLDQLNKLKAKAEHDRASCYNELNNTRAAIDQVAREKAAQEKIVKQLQHQLNEVQGKADESNRTLNDLDAAKKKLSIENSDLLRQLEEAESQVSQLSKIKVSLTTQLEDTKRLADEEARERATLLGKFRNLEHDLDNIREQVEEEAEGKADLQRQLSKANAEAQLWRSKYESEGVARSEELEEAKRKLQARLAEAEETIESLNQKVVALEKTKQRLSTEVEDLQLEVDRATAIANAAEKKQKAFDKIIGEWKLKVDDLAAELDASQKECRNYSTELFRLKGAYEEGQEQLEAVRRENKNLADEVKDLLDQIGEGGRNIHEIEKARKRLEAEKDELQAALEEAEAALEQEENKVLRAQLELSQVRQEIDRRIQEKEEEFENTRKNHQRALDSMQASLEAEAKGKAEALRMKKKLEADINELEIALDHANKANAEAQKNIKRYQAQIKDLQTALEEEQRARDDAREQLGISERRANALQNELEESRTLLEQADRARRQAEQELGDAHEQLNELSAQSASLSAAKRKLESELQTLHSDLDELLNEAKNSEEKAKKAMVDAARLADELRAEQEHAQTQEKLRKALEQQIKELQVRLDEAEANALKGGKKAIQKLEQRVRELENELDGEQRRHADAQKNLRKAERRIKELTFQAEEDRKNHERMQDLVDKLQQKIKTYKRQIEEAEEIAALNLAKFRKAQQELEEAEERADLAEQAISKFRGKGRAGSAARGVSPAPQRTRPAFDGFGTFPPRFDLAPENDF from the exons ACGTACTCGGGTCTCTTCTGTGTCGCCATCAACCCTTACAAGAGATTCCCCGTGTACACGTTCCGATGTGCCAAGCTTTACCGAGGCAAGCGTCGTTCGGAAGTGCCACCCCACATTTTCGCCATTTCCGACGGCGCCTACGTCAACATGTTGACCAACCACGAGAATCAATCTATGTTGATTAC CGGTGAGTCTGGTGCCGGAAAGACTGAGAACACGAAGAAGGTAATTGCCTACTTCGCCACCGTTGGTGCAGCGCAAAAGAAGGACCCCACCCAGGACAAGAAGGGATCCCTGGAAGACCAGGTCGTCCAAACTAACCCTGTGCTTGAAGCCTTCGGTAACGCCAAGACTGTGCGTAACGACAACTCTTCCCGTTTC GGTAAATTCATCCGTATTCACTTCGGCCCCTCTGGAAAACTGGCTGGTGCTGACATTGAGACCT ACCTGCTCGAGAAGGCTCGTGTAATTTCCCAGCAAGCCCTTGAGCGTTCCTACCACATCTTCTACCAGATGATGTCTGGTTCCGTAAGCGGTCTTAAAG AAATGTGTCTGCTGTCAAACGACATATATGATTATTACATCGTATCGCAAGGAAAAACTACAATCCCAAACGTAGATGATGGCGAGGAATGTGTTTTGACCGAT CAAGCCTTCGACATTCTTGGTTTCACCCAAGAAGAGAAGGACAATGTTTACAAGATCACCGCCGCTGTCATGCACATGGGTTGTATGAAGTTCAAGCAGAGGGGTCGTGAAGAACAGGCTGAGGCTGATGGTACTGAG GATGGTGAAAAGGTTGCCAAGCTCCTCGGTGTTGACTGCCAGGACTTGTACAAGAACTTGCTGAAGCCCCGCATCAAGGTCGGAAACGAGTTCGTGACCCAGGGTCGTAACAAGGACCAGGTCACCAACTCCGTCGGTGCCCTCTGTAAGGGAATGTTCGATCGTCTCTTCAAGTGGCTCGTCAAGAAGTGTAACGAAACCCTAGACACCAAGCAGAAGAGACAGCACTTCATCGGTGTACTGGATATTGCTGGTTTCGAAATCTTCGAC TTCAATGGGTTCGAACAACTTTGTATTAACTTCACAAATGAAAAACTGCAACAATTCTTCAACCATCACATGTTTGTGTTGGAACAAGAAGAGTACACCAAGGAGGGAATTCATTGGGAATTCATTGACTTTGGAATGGACTTACTGGCCTGCATTGACCTTATCGAAAAG CCTATGGGTATCCTCTCAATTCTTGAGGAAGAGTCTATGTTCCCGAAAGCCACTGACCAGACATTCGTTGAGAAGTTGAACAACAACCACTTGGGTAAATCTGCTCCTTACCTGAAGCCCAAACCCCCCAAGCCTGGTTGCCAAGCCGCTCACTTCGCTATTGGTCACTACGCCGGTAAT GTCGGTTACAACATCACCGGATGGCTGGAAAAGAACAAGGACCCTCTTAACGACACTGTCGTTGACCAATTCAAGAAGGGTGCCAACAAACTGTTGGTTGAAATCTTCGCTGACCATCCTGGCCAGTCTGGTGATGCTGGTGCTGGTGGTGGCGGCGGCAAGG GAGGTCGCGGTAAGAAGGGAGGTGGTTTTGCTACTGTCTCCTCTGCCTACAGG GAACAACTTAACAACTTGATGACAACGCTGAGGTCTACTCAACCTCACTTCGTGCGTTGTATCATTCCCAATGAATTGAAACAGGCTG GTCTCATCGACTCTCACCTTGTGATGCACCAGCTCACCTGTAACGGTGTGCTTGAAGGCATCCGTATTTGCCGTAAAGGTTTCCCCAACAGGATGGTCTACCCTGACTTCAAGCTCCG ATACAAAATTCTGTGCCCGAACCTGCTCAAAGAGCCAATAACAGCAGAGAAAGCCACTGAAAAAATTCTTGAACATACCGGCTTGGATTCTGAATCCTTCAGGCTCGGAAAGACTAAG GTATTCTTCCGCGCTGGTGTTCTGGGTCAGATGGAAGAGTTGCGTGACGACAGGCTGTCTAAGATCGTATCTTGGCTCCAGGCCTACATCCGTGGTTACCTTTCCCGTAAGGACTTCAAGAAGTTGCAGGAACAGAG ATTGGCTCTCCAAGTTGTCCAACGCAACTTGCGCAAGTACTTGCAGCTCCGCACCTGGCCATGGTGGAAACTGTGGCAGAGGGTCAAGCCCCTCCTCAACGTCACCCGCGTCGAGGATGAGATGGCG AAACTCGAGGAGAAGGCTCAAAAGGCCCAGGAGGCTTTTGAGAAGGAAGAGAAACTCCGCAAGGAGGTCGAGGCCCTCAACTCTAAGCTGCTTGAGGAGAAGCAGGCCCTGCTTGCTTCCCTTGAGGGAGAGAAGGGCTCTCTCTCTGAAACCCAGGAGCGTGCCAACAAACTCGCAGCACAAAAGGCTGATCTCGAGGGTCAACTTAGG GACACACAAGACCGTCTCACCCAGGAGGAAGATGCCCGCAACCAGCTATTCCAAGCCAAGAAGAAGTTGGAGCAGGAAATCTCCGGCCTGAAGAAGGATGTAGAAGACCTCGAACTTAGCATCCAGAAGTCTGAGCAAGACAAGGCTACCAAAGACCACCAAATCCGCAACTTGAACGATGAAATCGCCCACCAGGACGAGCTCATCAACAAGCTTAACAAGGAAAAGAAACTTCAAGGAGAATCTAACCAGAAGACCTCCGAGGAGCTGCAAGCCGCCGAAGACAAGGTCAACCACCTCAACAAGGTCAAGCAGAAGCTCGAGCAGACCCTTGATGAGCTCGAAGACTCATTGGAGCGTGAAAAGAAACTGCGCGGTGATGTTGAGAAGCAGAGGAGGAAAGTTGAAGGCGACCTTAAACTTACCCAGGAAGCCGTCTCTGACCTCGAACGCAACAAAAAGGAACTCGAACAAACTATTCAGCGCAAGGACAAGGAAATCTCATCTCTCACCGCCAAGCTCGAAGACGAACAATCTTTGGTCAGCAAGGTCCAGAAACAGATCAAGGAACTGCAAGCCCGCATCGAGGAACTGGAAGAGGAAGTCGAATCCGAACGCCAGGCCCGTGCTAAGGCTGAGAAGCAGCGCGCTGATCTCGCTCGTGAACTCGAGGAGTTGGGTGAGCGTCTCGAGGAAGCCGGTGGTGCCACCTCTGCTCAAATTGAACTCAACAAGAAGCGTGAGGCTGAGCTCAGCAAGCTCCGTCGTGACTTGGAGGAAGCTAACATCCAGCACGAGTCCACCCTCGCCAACCTCCGCAAGAAGCACAACGATGCCGTTGCGGAAATGGGTGAGCAGCTCGACCAGCTCAACAAGCTTAAGGCTAA GGCTGAACATGATCGTGCATCTTGCTACAACGAGCTTAACAACACACGTGCAGCCATTGATCAAGTTGCAAGGGAAAAG GCTGCTCAAGAAAAGATCGTCAAGCAACTTCAACACCAGCTCAACGAGGTTCAAGGCAAGGCTGATGAATCCAACCGCACCCTCAATGACCTGGATGCCGCTAAGAAGAAGTTGTCGATTGAGAACTCCGACCTGCTCCGCCAGTTGGAGGAGGCTGAGTCCCAGGTGTCGCAGCTCTCCAAGATTAAGGTGTCGCTCACCACTCAGTTGGAGGACACCAAGAGGCTCGCTGACGAAGAGGCCAGG GAACGCGCTACTTTACTCGGCAAGTTCCGCAACCTCGAACACGACTTGGACAACATCCGCGAGCAAGTGGAAGAGGAAGCCGAAGGCAAGGCTGACCTACAACGTCAACTCTCCAAGGCTAACGCTGAAGCTCAACTCTGGCGCTCCAAGTACGAGTCCGAAGGTGTTGCTCGCTCCGAGGAACTCGAGGAAGCCAAGCGCAAACTTCAAGCCCGTCTTGCCGAAGCCGAAGAAACTATCGAGTCTCTCAACCAGAAGGTTGTTGCTCTCGAGAAGACCAAGCAACGTCTTTCCACCGAAGTCGAGGACTTGCAACTCGAGGTTGACCGTGCCACTGCCATCGCTAACGCTGCTGAGAAGAAACAGAAGGCGTTCGATAAGATCATTGGTGAATGGAAACTCAAGGTTGATGACCTTGCCGCTGAGCTTGATGCCAGCCAGAAGGAATGCCGTAACTACTCTACCGAATTATTCCGCCTTAAGGGTGCCTACGAGGAAGGTCAGGAACAACTCGAGGCCGTACGCCGTGAAAACAAGAACCTCGCTGATGAAGTCAAGGATCTCCTTGACCAGATTGGCGAAGGTGGTCGCAACATCCATGAAATTGAGAAGGCCAGGAAGCGCCTTGAAGCTGAAAAGGATGAACTCCAAGCTGCCCTCGAGGAAGCCGAAGCAGCTCTTGAGCAGGAAGAGAACAAGGTTCTGCGTGCTCAACTCGAGCTGTCTCAAGTCAGACAGGAGATCGACAGGAGGATCCAGGAGAAGGAAGAAGAATTCGAAAACACCCGCAAGAACCACCAACGTGCCTTGGACTCCATGCAAGCTTCCCTTGAAGCTGAAGCTAAGGGCAAGGCTGAGGCCCTGCGCATGAAGAAGAAGTTGGAGGCTGACATCAATGAACTCGAGATCGCTCTCGACCACGCCAACAAAGCTAACGCTGAAGCCCAGAAGAACATTAAACGTTACCAGGCACAGATCAAGGACCTCCAAACTGCCTTGGAAGAAGAACAGCGTGCTCGTGATGATGCCCGTGAACAGCTCGGAATCTCTGAGCGTCGTGCAAACGCCCTCCAAAATGAGCTCGAAGAATCTCGTACGCTCCTTGAACAGGCCGACCGTGCCCGCCGCCAAGCTGAACAAGAACTTGGTGATGCCCACGAACAGCTCAACGAACTCTCTGCTCAAAGCGCTTCCCTCTCTGCCGCTAAGAGGAAACTCGAGTCCGAGCTCCAGACCCTGCACTCTGACCTCGATGAACTCCTTAACGAGGCTAAGAACTCCGAGGAGAAGGCAAAGAAGGCTATGGTTGATGCTGCCAGGCTTGCCGATGAACTCCGTGCTGAGCAAGAACACGCCCAGACACAGGAGAAACTTCGCAAGGCACTTGAACAACAGATCAAGGAATTGCAAGTCAGGCTTGACGAAGCTGAAGCTAACGCGCTCAAGGGAGGCAAGAAGGCCATCCAGAAACTTGAACAAAGAGTCAGGGAGCTTGAAAACGAGCTCGACGGCGAACAGAGGAGGCACGCTGATGCACAGAAGAACCTGCGCAAGGCTGAGAGACGCATCAAGGAATTGACCTTCCAGGCTGAAGAAGACCGCAAGAACCACGAGCGTATGCAGGACCTGGTTGACAAACTGCAGCAGAAGATCAAGACCTACAAGAGGCAGATCGAAGAAGCCGAAGAGATCGCCGCCCTTAACTTGGCTAAGTTCCGTAAGGCACAGCAAGAATTGGAAGAAGCTGAAGAAAGGGCAGACCTTGCCGAGCAAGCTATCAGCAAATTCCGTGGCAAGGGACGCGCGGGATCAGCTGCGAGAGGAGTCAGTCCGgcg CCCCAACGTACGCGCCCCGCCTTCGACGGTTTCGGCACCTTCCCACCAAGGTTCGACCTGGCGCCCGAAAACGATTTCTAA